One window from the genome of Gambusia affinis linkage group LG14, SWU_Gaff_1.0, whole genome shotgun sequence encodes:
- the LOC122843086 gene encoding 26S proteasome non-ATPase regulatory subunit 4, whose translation MVLESTMVCVDNSEYMRNGDFLPTRLQAQQDAVNIVCHSKTRSNPENNVGLITMANNCEVLTTLTSDSGRILSKLHAVQPRGRISFCTGIRVAHLALKHRQGKNHKMRIIAFVGSPVEDNEKDLVKMAKRLKKEKVNVDIINFGEEEVNTEKLTAFINTLNGKEGTGSHLVTVPPGPSLADALLSSPILAGEGGSMMGLGASDFEFGVDPSADPELALALRVSMEEQRQRQEEEARRAAAASAAEAGVSTPTADESEDALLKMSVSQPESGAAVLPDFSSMTEEEQIAYAMQMSLAGGEYGEMETEVPMDAAESAKEEDDYDVMQDPEFLQSVLENLPGVDPNNEAIRNAMGSLASQTGNKQDSKKDEEKKK comes from the exons ATGGTGCTCGAAAGTACTATGGTTTG TGTGGACAACAGCGAATACATGAGAAATGGAGACTTTCTACCCACAAGACTACAGGCTCAGCAGGACGCTGTCAACATCGTTTGCCACTCCAAAACACGCAGCAACCCGGAGAACAACGTTGGGCTCATCACCATGGCAAA TAACTGCGAGGTCCTTACCACCCTGACATCAGATTCTGGCCGCATCCTGTCCAAACTACACGCAGTCCAACCCAGAGGAAGAATCTCATTCTGTACAGGCATCAGAGTGGCTCAT CTGGCTCTAAAACACAGACAaggcaaaaaccacaaaatgagGATCATTGCCTTTGTTGGGAGTCCTGTGGAGGATAATGAAAAAGAT CTTGTTAAGATGGCGAAGCGCTTGAAAAAGGAGAAGGTGAACGTGGATATCATCAACTTTGGAGAAGAG GAGGTGAACACAGAAAAGCTGACAGCATTTATTAACACTCTAAATGGAAAGGAGGGAACAGGCTCTCACTTGGTCACGGTTCCTCCTGGACCCAGCCTGGCAGACGCACTGCTGTCCTCTCCCATCCTGGCCGGCGAGGGAGGCTCTATGATGGGGCTGGGCGCCAGCGACTTTGAGTTTGGTGTTGACCCGAGCGCTGATCCAGAGCTGGCCTTG GCCCTGCGTGTTTCAATGGAGGAGCAGCGACAGCGGCAGGAGGAAGAGGCtcgcagagctgctgctgcttctgctgccgAGGCAGGCGTCTCCACACCCACTGCAGACG AGTCGGAGGACGCCTTGTTAAAGATGTCAGTCTCTCAGCCTGAGAGTGGTGCTGCAGTGCTTCCTGATTTCAGCAGCATGACAGAAGAAGAACAGATAGCGTACGCCATGCAGATGTCTCTCGCTGGAGGAG AGTATGGTGAGATGGAAACGGAAGTGCCAATGGACGCTGCAGAGTCAGCCAAG gaggaGGATGACTATGATGTAATGCAAGATCCAGAGTTCCTTCAGAGCGTCTTGGAGAACCTGCCTGGAGTCGATCCCAACAACGAGGCCATCCGCAACGCAATGGGCTCACTGGCCTCCCAGACTGGAAACAAGCAAGACAGCaaaaaagatgaagagaagaagaaatga
- the znf687b gene encoding zinc finger protein 687b isoform X2, giving the protein MGDMKTPDFDDLLAAFDIPDIDAKEAIQSAPDEAEGPHGPAGPPLGKQEGVVGVGSSLRPPSPSDPQADTSIVSVIVKNKVRHEAVDGGDGDAEQHPIDVIAGADAGPRLGACAESEALNHNGFGASGVSMPLSLGQTQSNGGPWSVNTPKASAEAAGASTAKPHKQGGNIFNRLKPLVAQGSGDPVGRARKMQLLQQQHQQQQDTGQERADAVKASLPSSSSGSSSPAGLALPFFPPSKPLLSAPPSAPSLQPLLSSQPFNGAPKGGAGGFQHQVEEDDSDPDLASPLVIQENPDSPTNAQMSRRYKSDSVLSQPVSSAASQPKPGDTPSMSAPQSGSVEAPQVEERHPEHVIEERDSPESPEPEMPNSAAQVPAKRCSSPAVASTPPPPELRVPKEEEEEMEVGNSIDRVADGKADKGENMEVDNGKAKPSSTDGGETGSAAPAPPGAPSRPLKVRIKTIKTSTGGITRTVTRVASKGGGKGLDPKGQTGDHRLLSNKTQKTDVSPGLITTSSQKVSSLNALPVSTLAASSVMLAAATKVQNKMASSDKAKVSATAVSITKSAALPATPAVASSPKFSVAASGISVRTAANKTANGGGGTISGNAVQPNKPASIVNSTGAVISRSQSSLVEAFNKILNSKNLLPSYKPDLSAPPPPEWGLPVPATGYRCLECGDAFALERSLARHYDRRSLRIEVTCNHCAKRLAFFNKCSLLLHAREHKERGLVMQCSHLVMRPVTVEQMIGQQDITPIGGGAAVPAGSSPMKDASSPAAAGPTRPVRRAPQGPQALMPLPCKKAEGLQYNNFKCPECQTQFSSKAELVTHFQQIRGAPSSTCNQCSPPMMLPNSCAVSAHQRIHKHKAPHVCPECGGTARQASFQTHLEEACLHFARRIGYRCSSCQVVFGGLNSIKSHIQTAHCEVFHKCPSCPMAFKSSPSAQNHISTQHPTLTGGQAKMIYKCVMCDTVFTQKPLLYMHFDTHLAKQKVHVFKCPDCTKLYAQKGSMMEHIKTAHRGPSAKPESQPDASNSSSAPTNSSSPSGLKSKSSAKPDTSDGEDWGREQEEEDEEEDDDDDEGDEDYEAPGGQSSGSAGVGGHSSAVSEWTCPQCQTTFTDNEDYLSHVKMEHGKFPCRICGGTFSTSSSLRRHERVIHEGNKRIFHCQFCTEGKRTFGSRFLLDKHIRLHHRTTDGQGPPLTRKRAATGGDGPGSSSELDGEVGPPAGRAADEEESATEDGGGGGVGPAKRTRASVASTSSAPGELEDEDSVFRCVPCGFSTEDGAEFQRHIPQHRGDTAAFQCLQCGVCFASAGSLSRHRFITHRVRDTQSDTERGAPRAPSSPSTSPGAASPLAHLEDGDGNLGCKVCGRRFDKAKDLNTHFRTHGMAFLTAHKTDKPQ; this is encoded by the exons ATGGGGGACATGAAGACCCCAGATTTTGATGACCTATTGGCAGCGTTTGATATCCCTGACATAGATGCCAAAGAGGCCATACAGTCTGCGCCAGATGAGGCTGAGGGCCCCCACGGACCGGCCGGTCCGCCCCTGGGAAAGCAGGAAGGCGTGGTGGGCGTTGGATCCTCCCTGAGGCCGCCCAGTCCCTCTGACCCCCAGGCGGACACCTCCATTGTGAGCGTGATCGTGAAGAACAAAGTCCGGCATGAAGCCGTAGACGGCGGGGACGGAGATGCGGAGCAGCACCCCATTGATGTGATCGCGGGAGCGGATGCCGGTCCTCGACTCGGCGCCTGCGCCGAATCCGAAGCTCTCAATCACAACGGTTTTGGAGCTTCCGGTGTTTCCATGCCTCTTTCCCTCGGCCAGACCCAGTCCAACGGAGGGCCATGGTCCGTGAACACTCCCAAAGCGTCCGCAGAAGCGGCTGGCGCCAGTACAGCCAAGCCTCACAAACAGGGCGGGAACATTTTCAACAGACTCAAACCTCTGGTGGCACAGGGGTCTGGAGATCCGGTGGGCCGGGCCAGGAAGATGCaactcctgcagcagcagcaccagcagcagcaggacacAGGTCAAGAGAGGGCGGATGCCGTCAAAGCCTCCCTTCCTTCATCTTCCTCCGGGTCGTCCTCTCCCGCCGGACTCGCCTTGCCGTTCTTTCCACCGTCCAAGCCTCTGCTTTCAGCTCCTCCTTCTGCACCTTCATTGCAGCCGCTGCTCTCATCTCAGCCTTTCAACGGCGCCCCAAAAGGCGGAGCTGGCGGATTCCAGCACCAGGTGGAGGAGGACGATTCCGACCCAGATCTGGCGAGTCCTCTGGTGATCCAGGAGAACCCCGACTCACCGACTAACGCGCAGATGAGCAGGCGATACAAATCTGATTCTGTTTTGTCGCAGCCCGTGTCCTCTGCTGCATCCCAACCAAAACCTGGGGACACTCCTTCTATGTCCGCTCCACAGTCCGGCTCAGTGGAGGCTCCACAGGTGGAGGAGAGACATCCAGAACATGTAATAGAGGAGAGAGATTCACCTGAGAGCCCTGAGCCAGAGATGCCAAATTCAGCCGCTCAGGTTCCGGCAAAGCGGTGCTCCAGCCCCGCTGTGGCGTCCACTCCGCCTCCCCCTGAGCTGCGGGTGCctaaagaggaggaggaagaaatggAAGTGGGAAACAGCATCGATAGGGTCGCGGATGGCAAAGCGGACAAGGGAGAAAATATGGAGGTGGACAATGGAAAGGCTAAACCATCTTCCACTGatggaggagaaacaggaagtgctgctcctgctcctcctgGAGCTCCATCCCGGCCCCTCAAAGTCAGgataaaaaccattaaaacctCCACAGGTGGAATTACCAGGACTGTGACCAGGGTGGCGTCAAAAGGTGGTGGAAAAGGCTTGGACCCTAAAGGTCAAACTGGGGATCACAGGCTTTtatcaaacaaaacacaaaagacgGACGTTTCCCCTGGCCTCATCACGACATCTTCCCAAAAAGTAAGCTCTCTGAACGCTCTGCCTGTTTCTACACTCGCAGCCAGCAGCGTCATGCTCGCCGCCGCCACAAAGGTTCAAAACAAGATGGCTTCTTCGGACAAGGCGAAGGTTTCGGCCACGGCTGTAAGCATCACCAAGTCCGCCGCCCTGCCGGCGACGCCCGCGGTGGCTTCCTCCCCCAAGTTCTCTGTCGCTGCCAGCGGGATAAGCGTTCGCACGGCCGCCAACAAAACAGCCAATGGAGGAGGTGGCACCATCTCGGGCAACGCCGTCCAGCCAAACAAGCCCGCCTCAATAGTCAACAGCACTGGCGCCGTCATCTCCCGCAGCCAGTCGAGTCTGGTGGAGGCTTTCAACAAAATCCTGAACAGCAAAAACCTCCTGCCAAGCTACAAGCCCGACCTCTCGGCCCCTCCGCCGCCCGAGTGGGGGCTCCCCGTGCCCGCCACGGGTTACCGCTGCCTAGAGTGTGGAGACGCATTCGCTCTGGAGCGCAGCCTGGCACGACACTACGACCGGCGGTCGCTCCGCATAGAGGTCACCTGCAACCACTGTGCCAAGAGGCTGGCCTTCTTCAACAAGTGCAGCCTGCTGCTGCATGCCAGGGAGCACAAAGAGCGTGGCCTGGTGATGCAATGCTCGCATCTGGTCATGAGGCCCGTCACTGTGGAGCAGATGATTGGCCAGCAGGACATAACACCGATTGGTG GGGGTGCCGCTGTCCCAGCCGGCTCCAGTCCCATGAAGGACGCCTCGTCTCCAGCGGCAGCAGGTCCGACTCGACCCGTCCGCCGTGCTCCCCAGGGGCCGCAGGCCTTGATGCCGCTCCCCTGCAAGAAGGCCGAGGGGCTACAGTACAACAACTTCAAGTGTCCAGAGTGCCAAACGCAATTCTCCAGCAAGGCGGAGCTGGTCACTCACTTCCAGCAGATCAGAGGTGCTCCCAGCTCG acCTGCAACCAGTGCTCGCCTCCCATGATGCTCCCCAACTCATGTGCCGTGTCTGCCCACCAGAGGATCCACAAACACAAAGCGCCGCACGTTTGTCCCGAGTGTGGTGGGACGGCGCGGCAGGCCAGCTTCCAGACCCACCTGGAGGAGGCGTGTCTGCACTTCGCCAGGCGCATCGGCTACAG GTGCTCAAGCTGCCAGGTTGTGTTTGGAGGCCTGAACTCCATCAAGTCCCACATTCAGACAGCTCACTGCGAGGTCTTCCACAAGTGCCCCAGCTGCCCCATGGCCTTCAAGTCCTCCCCCAGTGCCCAGAACCACATCAGCACCCAGCACCCAACACTAACTGGAGGACAGGCCAA GATGATCTACAAGTGTGTGATGTGTGATACGGTTTTTACCCAGAAGCCCCTGCTGTACATGCACTTTGACACTCATTTAGCCAAGCAGAAAGTGCACGTGTTCAAGTGTCCCGACTGCACCAAGCTCTACGCCCAGAAGGGGTCCATGATGGAGCACATCAAG ACGGCTCACAGAGGCCCATCAGCCAAACCCGAGTCTCAGCCCGACGCCTCAAACTCCTCCTCAGCTCCCACCAACTCCTCCAGTCCTTCCGGCCTCAAGTCGAAATCCTCTGCGAAGCCCGACACCTCGGACGGCGAGGACTGGGGGCGggaacaggaggaggaagacgaggaggaggatgaCGACGACGATGAAGGGGATGAGGACTACGAAGCCCCGGGAGGCCAGTCTTCCGGCAGCGCGGGGGTCGGCGGTCATTCCAGTGCCGTGAGCGAGTGGACCTGCCCTCAGTGTCAGACCACCTTCACCGACAACGAAGACTACCTGAGTCATGTGAAGATGGAGCATGGCAAG TTTCCCTGTCGTATCTGCGGCGGGACGTTCAGCACTTCTTCCAGCCTGCGGCGTCACGAACGAGTCATTCATGAGGGAAACAAAAGGATCTTCCATTGCCA GTTTTGCACAGAGGGCAAAAGAACATTTGGCAGCCGGTTCTTGTTGGACAAACATATCCGACTCCATCACAGAACAACAGACGGACAA GGTCCTCCTCTGACCAGGAAGCGAGCTGCCACAGGAGGCGATGGACCGGGCAGCTCCTCGGAGCTCGACGGCGAGGTCGGACCTCCTGCAGGCCGGGCAGCAGACGAGGAGGAGAGCGCCACAGAggacggcggcggcggcggcgttgGCCCTGCAAAGAGAACCAGGGCATCGGTGGCGTCCACGTCGTCAGCGCCTGGCGAGCTGGAGGACGAGGACAGCGTCTTCCGCTGCGTCCCCTGCGGCTTCTCCACGGAGGACGGCGCCGAGTTCCAGCGCCACATCCCGCAGCACCGCGGCGACACCGCCGCCTTCCAGTGCCTGCAGTGCGGCGTCTGCTTCGCGTCGGCCGGCTCCCTCAGCAGGCACCGCTTCATCACCCACCGGGTGCGAGACACGCAGAGCGACACGGAACGAGGTGCCCCGCGAGCCCCCAGCTCGCCGAGCACCTCCCCCGGCGCCGCCTCCCCGCTGGCACACCTGGAGGACGGCGACGGAAACCTGGGCTGCAAGGTGTGCGGGCGGCGCTTCGACAAAGCGAAGGACCTCAACACGCACTTCAGGACCCACGGCATGGCCTTCCTCACCGCACACAAGACAGACAAGCCCCAGTAG
- the znf687b gene encoding zinc finger protein 687b isoform X1, with protein MGDMKTPDFDDLLAAFDIPDIDAKEAIQSAPDEAEGPHGPAGPPLGKQEGVVGVGSSLRPPSPSDPQADTSIVSVIVKNKVRHEAVDGGDGDAEQHPIDVIAGADAGPRLGACAESEALNHNGFGASGVSMPLSLGQTQSNGGPWSVNTPKASAEAAGASTAKPHKQGGNIFNRLKPLVAQGSGDPVGRARKMQLLQQQHQQQQDTGQERADAVKASLPSSSSGSSSPAGLALPFFPPSKPLLSAPPSAPSLQPLLSSQPFNGAPKGGAGGFQHQVEEDDSDPDLASPLVIQENPDSPTNAQMSRRYKSDSVLSQPVSSAASQPKPGDTPSMSAPQSGSVEAPQVEERHPEHVIEERDSPESPEPEMPNSAAQVPAKRCSSPAVASTPPPPELRVPKEEEEEMEVGNSIDRVADGKADKGENMEVDNGKAKPSSTDGGETGSAAPAPPGAPSRPLKVRIKTIKTSTGGITRTVTRVASKGGGKGLDPKGQTGDHRLLSNKTQKTDVSPGLITTSSQKVSSLNALPVSTLAASSVMLAAATKVQNKMASSDKAKVSATAVSITKSAALPATPAVASSPKFSVAASGISVRTAANKTANGGGGTISGNAVQPNKPASIVNSTGAVISRSQSSLVEAFNKILNSKNLLPSYKPDLSAPPPPEWGLPVPATGYRCLECGDAFALERSLARHYDRRSLRIEVTCNHCAKRLAFFNKCSLLLHAREHKERGLVMQCSHLVMRPVTVEQMIGQQDITPIGGLLTSSSSPSVSSPSATSGGAAVPAGSSPMKDASSPAAAGPTRPVRRAPQGPQALMPLPCKKAEGLQYNNFKCPECQTQFSSKAELVTHFQQIRGAPSSTCNQCSPPMMLPNSCAVSAHQRIHKHKAPHVCPECGGTARQASFQTHLEEACLHFARRIGYRCSSCQVVFGGLNSIKSHIQTAHCEVFHKCPSCPMAFKSSPSAQNHISTQHPTLTGGQAKMIYKCVMCDTVFTQKPLLYMHFDTHLAKQKVHVFKCPDCTKLYAQKGSMMEHIKTAHRGPSAKPESQPDASNSSSAPTNSSSPSGLKSKSSAKPDTSDGEDWGREQEEEDEEEDDDDDEGDEDYEAPGGQSSGSAGVGGHSSAVSEWTCPQCQTTFTDNEDYLSHVKMEHGKFPCRICGGTFSTSSSLRRHERVIHEGNKRIFHCQFCTEGKRTFGSRFLLDKHIRLHHRTTDGQGPPLTRKRAATGGDGPGSSSELDGEVGPPAGRAADEEESATEDGGGGGVGPAKRTRASVASTSSAPGELEDEDSVFRCVPCGFSTEDGAEFQRHIPQHRGDTAAFQCLQCGVCFASAGSLSRHRFITHRVRDTQSDTERGAPRAPSSPSTSPGAASPLAHLEDGDGNLGCKVCGRRFDKAKDLNTHFRTHGMAFLTAHKTDKPQ; from the exons ATGGGGGACATGAAGACCCCAGATTTTGATGACCTATTGGCAGCGTTTGATATCCCTGACATAGATGCCAAAGAGGCCATACAGTCTGCGCCAGATGAGGCTGAGGGCCCCCACGGACCGGCCGGTCCGCCCCTGGGAAAGCAGGAAGGCGTGGTGGGCGTTGGATCCTCCCTGAGGCCGCCCAGTCCCTCTGACCCCCAGGCGGACACCTCCATTGTGAGCGTGATCGTGAAGAACAAAGTCCGGCATGAAGCCGTAGACGGCGGGGACGGAGATGCGGAGCAGCACCCCATTGATGTGATCGCGGGAGCGGATGCCGGTCCTCGACTCGGCGCCTGCGCCGAATCCGAAGCTCTCAATCACAACGGTTTTGGAGCTTCCGGTGTTTCCATGCCTCTTTCCCTCGGCCAGACCCAGTCCAACGGAGGGCCATGGTCCGTGAACACTCCCAAAGCGTCCGCAGAAGCGGCTGGCGCCAGTACAGCCAAGCCTCACAAACAGGGCGGGAACATTTTCAACAGACTCAAACCTCTGGTGGCACAGGGGTCTGGAGATCCGGTGGGCCGGGCCAGGAAGATGCaactcctgcagcagcagcaccagcagcagcaggacacAGGTCAAGAGAGGGCGGATGCCGTCAAAGCCTCCCTTCCTTCATCTTCCTCCGGGTCGTCCTCTCCCGCCGGACTCGCCTTGCCGTTCTTTCCACCGTCCAAGCCTCTGCTTTCAGCTCCTCCTTCTGCACCTTCATTGCAGCCGCTGCTCTCATCTCAGCCTTTCAACGGCGCCCCAAAAGGCGGAGCTGGCGGATTCCAGCACCAGGTGGAGGAGGACGATTCCGACCCAGATCTGGCGAGTCCTCTGGTGATCCAGGAGAACCCCGACTCACCGACTAACGCGCAGATGAGCAGGCGATACAAATCTGATTCTGTTTTGTCGCAGCCCGTGTCCTCTGCTGCATCCCAACCAAAACCTGGGGACACTCCTTCTATGTCCGCTCCACAGTCCGGCTCAGTGGAGGCTCCACAGGTGGAGGAGAGACATCCAGAACATGTAATAGAGGAGAGAGATTCACCTGAGAGCCCTGAGCCAGAGATGCCAAATTCAGCCGCTCAGGTTCCGGCAAAGCGGTGCTCCAGCCCCGCTGTGGCGTCCACTCCGCCTCCCCCTGAGCTGCGGGTGCctaaagaggaggaggaagaaatggAAGTGGGAAACAGCATCGATAGGGTCGCGGATGGCAAAGCGGACAAGGGAGAAAATATGGAGGTGGACAATGGAAAGGCTAAACCATCTTCCACTGatggaggagaaacaggaagtgctgctcctgctcctcctgGAGCTCCATCCCGGCCCCTCAAAGTCAGgataaaaaccattaaaacctCCACAGGTGGAATTACCAGGACTGTGACCAGGGTGGCGTCAAAAGGTGGTGGAAAAGGCTTGGACCCTAAAGGTCAAACTGGGGATCACAGGCTTTtatcaaacaaaacacaaaagacgGACGTTTCCCCTGGCCTCATCACGACATCTTCCCAAAAAGTAAGCTCTCTGAACGCTCTGCCTGTTTCTACACTCGCAGCCAGCAGCGTCATGCTCGCCGCCGCCACAAAGGTTCAAAACAAGATGGCTTCTTCGGACAAGGCGAAGGTTTCGGCCACGGCTGTAAGCATCACCAAGTCCGCCGCCCTGCCGGCGACGCCCGCGGTGGCTTCCTCCCCCAAGTTCTCTGTCGCTGCCAGCGGGATAAGCGTTCGCACGGCCGCCAACAAAACAGCCAATGGAGGAGGTGGCACCATCTCGGGCAACGCCGTCCAGCCAAACAAGCCCGCCTCAATAGTCAACAGCACTGGCGCCGTCATCTCCCGCAGCCAGTCGAGTCTGGTGGAGGCTTTCAACAAAATCCTGAACAGCAAAAACCTCCTGCCAAGCTACAAGCCCGACCTCTCGGCCCCTCCGCCGCCCGAGTGGGGGCTCCCCGTGCCCGCCACGGGTTACCGCTGCCTAGAGTGTGGAGACGCATTCGCTCTGGAGCGCAGCCTGGCACGACACTACGACCGGCGGTCGCTCCGCATAGAGGTCACCTGCAACCACTGTGCCAAGAGGCTGGCCTTCTTCAACAAGTGCAGCCTGCTGCTGCATGCCAGGGAGCACAAAGAGCGTGGCCTGGTGATGCAATGCTCGCATCTGGTCATGAGGCCCGTCACTGTGGAGCAGATGATTGGCCAGCAGGACATAACACCGATTGGTG GCCTGCTCACTTCTTCGTCCTCTCCTTCGGTCTCCTCTCCCTCTGCCACATCAGGGGGTGCCGCTGTCCCAGCCGGCTCCAGTCCCATGAAGGACGCCTCGTCTCCAGCGGCAGCAGGTCCGACTCGACCCGTCCGCCGTGCTCCCCAGGGGCCGCAGGCCTTGATGCCGCTCCCCTGCAAGAAGGCCGAGGGGCTACAGTACAACAACTTCAAGTGTCCAGAGTGCCAAACGCAATTCTCCAGCAAGGCGGAGCTGGTCACTCACTTCCAGCAGATCAGAGGTGCTCCCAGCTCG acCTGCAACCAGTGCTCGCCTCCCATGATGCTCCCCAACTCATGTGCCGTGTCTGCCCACCAGAGGATCCACAAACACAAAGCGCCGCACGTTTGTCCCGAGTGTGGTGGGACGGCGCGGCAGGCCAGCTTCCAGACCCACCTGGAGGAGGCGTGTCTGCACTTCGCCAGGCGCATCGGCTACAG GTGCTCAAGCTGCCAGGTTGTGTTTGGAGGCCTGAACTCCATCAAGTCCCACATTCAGACAGCTCACTGCGAGGTCTTCCACAAGTGCCCCAGCTGCCCCATGGCCTTCAAGTCCTCCCCCAGTGCCCAGAACCACATCAGCACCCAGCACCCAACACTAACTGGAGGACAGGCCAA GATGATCTACAAGTGTGTGATGTGTGATACGGTTTTTACCCAGAAGCCCCTGCTGTACATGCACTTTGACACTCATTTAGCCAAGCAGAAAGTGCACGTGTTCAAGTGTCCCGACTGCACCAAGCTCTACGCCCAGAAGGGGTCCATGATGGAGCACATCAAG ACGGCTCACAGAGGCCCATCAGCCAAACCCGAGTCTCAGCCCGACGCCTCAAACTCCTCCTCAGCTCCCACCAACTCCTCCAGTCCTTCCGGCCTCAAGTCGAAATCCTCTGCGAAGCCCGACACCTCGGACGGCGAGGACTGGGGGCGggaacaggaggaggaagacgaggaggaggatgaCGACGACGATGAAGGGGATGAGGACTACGAAGCCCCGGGAGGCCAGTCTTCCGGCAGCGCGGGGGTCGGCGGTCATTCCAGTGCCGTGAGCGAGTGGACCTGCCCTCAGTGTCAGACCACCTTCACCGACAACGAAGACTACCTGAGTCATGTGAAGATGGAGCATGGCAAG TTTCCCTGTCGTATCTGCGGCGGGACGTTCAGCACTTCTTCCAGCCTGCGGCGTCACGAACGAGTCATTCATGAGGGAAACAAAAGGATCTTCCATTGCCA GTTTTGCACAGAGGGCAAAAGAACATTTGGCAGCCGGTTCTTGTTGGACAAACATATCCGACTCCATCACAGAACAACAGACGGACAA GGTCCTCCTCTGACCAGGAAGCGAGCTGCCACAGGAGGCGATGGACCGGGCAGCTCCTCGGAGCTCGACGGCGAGGTCGGACCTCCTGCAGGCCGGGCAGCAGACGAGGAGGAGAGCGCCACAGAggacggcggcggcggcggcgttgGCCCTGCAAAGAGAACCAGGGCATCGGTGGCGTCCACGTCGTCAGCGCCTGGCGAGCTGGAGGACGAGGACAGCGTCTTCCGCTGCGTCCCCTGCGGCTTCTCCACGGAGGACGGCGCCGAGTTCCAGCGCCACATCCCGCAGCACCGCGGCGACACCGCCGCCTTCCAGTGCCTGCAGTGCGGCGTCTGCTTCGCGTCGGCCGGCTCCCTCAGCAGGCACCGCTTCATCACCCACCGGGTGCGAGACACGCAGAGCGACACGGAACGAGGTGCCCCGCGAGCCCCCAGCTCGCCGAGCACCTCCCCCGGCGCCGCCTCCCCGCTGGCACACCTGGAGGACGGCGACGGAAACCTGGGCTGCAAGGTGTGCGGGCGGCGCTTCGACAAAGCGAAGGACCTCAACACGCACTTCAGGACCCACGGCATGGCCTTCCTCACCGCACACAAGACAGACAAGCCCCAGTAG